The Doryrhamphus excisus isolate RoL2022-K1 chromosome 1, RoL_Dexc_1.0, whole genome shotgun sequence genome includes a window with the following:
- the cop1 gene encoding E3 ubiquitin-protein ligase COP1 isoform X1 yields the protein MSNNRSQQIASGASSVPSTSSSSSGGIGGTVSPGGGSNGVASNGNNSPNVVPSRTLAAIGDGGLPVPNLVAMSSFRGGFASLSRPSPSSGSRKKSLHQAPLYNGLLNSYEDKSNDFVCPICFEMIEEAHMTKCGHSFCFKCIRQSLEDSNRCPKCNYIVDNVDQLYPNFLVNELILKQKQRCEEKRLKLDHPQNGSRWQVFQDVLSPDQENLDLANVNLMLELLVQKKKQLEAESQAAQRQILMEFLNEARRNKREQLEQLQKELNFLEDDIKRVEEMSGMYSPKMEAECTVPNVEAPSPSRSCSSIIESPDYNPPHGFGGTAQGKRQTWYNSTLASRRKRLTAHFEDLEQCYFSSKMSRISEEGRNLNQLDDFMECLSKFTRYNSVRPLATLSYASDLYNGSSIVSSIEFDRDCDYFAIAGVTKKIKVFEYGTVIQDAVDIHYPVNEMTCNSKISCISWSSYHKNLLASSDYEGTVILWDGFTGHRSKVYQEHEKRCWSVDFNLMDPKLLASGSDDAKVKLWSTNLDNSVASIEAKANVCCVKFSPTSRYHLAFGCADHCVHYYDLRNTKQPIMVFKGHRKAVSYAKFVNGEEIVSASTDSQLKLWNVNKPHCLRSFKGHINEKNFVGLASNGDYVACGSENNSLYLYYKGLSKTLLTFKFDTVKSVLDKDKKEDDTNEFVSAVCWRALPDGESNVLIAANSQGTIKVLELV from the exons ATGTCTAATAACCGGTCCCAGCAGATCGCTAGCGGTGCGAGTTCTGTGCCCAGCAcaagtagcagcagcagcggcggcatAGGTGGCACCGTGAGCCCTGGTGGTGGAAGCAACGGCGTCGCAAGCAATGGGAACAACTCTCCAAATGTTGTGCCTTCCCGGACCCTGGCAGCGATCGGAGACGGCGGACTGCCGGTGCCGAACTTGGTCGCCATGTCGTCGTTCCGAGGTGGCTTCGCCTCACTCAGCAGACCCTCCCCGTCCTCCGGCAGCAGGAAGAAGTCCCTCCACCAAGCACCTCTCTATAACGGCCTGCTGAATTCATACGAGGACAAGAGCAACGATTTTGTCTG CCCCATTTGCTTCGAAATGATAGAAGAGGCACACATGACCAAGTGTGGGCACAGTTTCTG CTTCAAGTGCATCCGCCAGAGTCTGGAGGACAGCAACAGGTGTCCCAAGTGCAACTACATTGTTGACAATGTGGATCAGCTGTACCCAAACTTTCTTG TAAACGAACTCATTCTTAAACAGAAGCAAAGATGTGAAGAGAAGAGACTAAAATTGGATCATCCA CAGAATGGATCCAGGTGGCAGGTTTTCCAGGACGTGTTGAGTCCTGACCAAGAGAACTTGGACCTGGCAAATGTCAATCTCATGCTGGAGCTACTGGttcagaagaagaagcagctcgAGGCG GAATCCCAAGCAGCTCAGAGACAGATCCTCATGGAGTTTCTGAATGAAGCCAGGAGAAACAAAAGAGAG CAACTGGAGCAGCTACAGAAGGAGCTTAACTTCCTTGAGGATGACATTAAGCGTGTCGAG GAAATGAGTGGGATGTATTCTCCAAAGATGGAGGCAGAGTGCACCGTGCCCAACGTGGAAGCTCCCTCACCTTCACGCAG CTGTAGCAGTATCATTGAATCGCCAGACTATAACCCACCTCATGGATTTGGTGGAACAGCCcag GGCAAAAGGCAGACCTGGTACAACAGCACGCTAGCATCGAGGAGAAAGAGGTTGACGGCTCATTTTGAAGATCTGGAGCAGTGTTACTTCTCCAGTAAAATGTCACGCATCTCAG AGGAAGGCAGGAACTTGAACCAGCTGGATGACTTCATGGAGTGTCTCTCAAAGTTCACACGCTACAATTCTGTAAGACCCCTCGCCACTCTGTCCTACGCCAGTGACCTCTACAACGGCTCCAGTATTGTCTCCAG CATCGAGTTCGATCGAGATTGTGACTACTTTGCCATCGCTGGTGTGACTAAGAAGATCAAGGTGTTTGAGTACGGCACTGTGATTCAAGATGCAGTGGACATTCACTATCCTGTCAATGAAATGACGTGCAATTCCAAAATCAG CTGTATCAGCTGGAGCAGCTATCACAAGAACCTCCTGGCAAGCAGCGACTATGAGGGTACTGTCATACTATGGGATGGATTTACCGGTCACCGTTCCAAAGTGTACCAG GAACATGAAAAAAGGTGCTGGAGCGTTGACTTTAATCTGATGGACCCCAAGTTGTTAGCATCGGGTTCTGATGATGCGAAAG TGAAGTTGTGGTCAACGAATCTGGACAATTCTGTGGCCAGCATTGAAGCGAAGGCTAATGTCTGCTGTGTGAAATTCAGTCCGACCTCCCGGTATCATCTGGCCTTTGGTTGTGCAG ACCATTGCGTCCACTACTACGACCTCCGCAACACAAAGCAGCCAATCATGGTGTTCAAAGGCCACAGGAAAGCAGTCTCCTACGCTAAATTTGTTAACGGAGAGGAAATTGTTTCAGC GTCAACAGACAGTCAGCTGAAGTTATGGAACGTCAACAAACCTCATTGCCTGCGCTCCTTCAAGGGTCACATCAACGAGAAGAACTTTGTAGGCCTGGCGTCTAACGGAGACTATGTTGCTTGTG GCAGTGAGAACAATTCCCTTTACCTGTACTACAAAGGACTTTCCAAGACACTTTTAACGTTCAAGTTCGACACGGTGAAGAGTGTGCTAGACAAGGACAAGAAGGAAGACGACACCAATGAGTTTGTCAGTGCCGTCTGTTGGAGAGCCCTGCCGGATGGC GAGTCAAATGTGCTGATTGCTGCTAACAGTCAAGGAACAATTAAG GTACTTGAGCTGGTCTGA
- the cop1 gene encoding E3 ubiquitin-protein ligase COP1 isoform X2: MSNNRSQQIASGASSVPSTSSSSSGGIGGTVSPGGGSNGVASNGNNSPNVVPSRTLAAIGDGGLPVPNLVAMSSFRGGFASLSRPSPSSGSRKKSLHQAPLYNGLLNSYEDKSNDFVCPICFEMIEEAHMTKCGHSFCFKCIRQSLEDSNRCPKCNYIVDNVDQLYPNFLVNELILKQKQRCEEKRLKLDHPNGSRWQVFQDVLSPDQENLDLANVNLMLELLVQKKKQLEAESQAAQRQILMEFLNEARRNKREQLEQLQKELNFLEDDIKRVEEMSGMYSPKMEAECTVPNVEAPSPSRSCSSIIESPDYNPPHGFGGTAQGKRQTWYNSTLASRRKRLTAHFEDLEQCYFSSKMSRISEEGRNLNQLDDFMECLSKFTRYNSVRPLATLSYASDLYNGSSIVSSIEFDRDCDYFAIAGVTKKIKVFEYGTVIQDAVDIHYPVNEMTCNSKISCISWSSYHKNLLASSDYEGTVILWDGFTGHRSKVYQEHEKRCWSVDFNLMDPKLLASGSDDAKVKLWSTNLDNSVASIEAKANVCCVKFSPTSRYHLAFGCADHCVHYYDLRNTKQPIMVFKGHRKAVSYAKFVNGEEIVSASTDSQLKLWNVNKPHCLRSFKGHINEKNFVGLASNGDYVACGSENNSLYLYYKGLSKTLLTFKFDTVKSVLDKDKKEDDTNEFVSAVCWRALPDGESNVLIAANSQGTIKVLELV, from the exons ATGTCTAATAACCGGTCCCAGCAGATCGCTAGCGGTGCGAGTTCTGTGCCCAGCAcaagtagcagcagcagcggcggcatAGGTGGCACCGTGAGCCCTGGTGGTGGAAGCAACGGCGTCGCAAGCAATGGGAACAACTCTCCAAATGTTGTGCCTTCCCGGACCCTGGCAGCGATCGGAGACGGCGGACTGCCGGTGCCGAACTTGGTCGCCATGTCGTCGTTCCGAGGTGGCTTCGCCTCACTCAGCAGACCCTCCCCGTCCTCCGGCAGCAGGAAGAAGTCCCTCCACCAAGCACCTCTCTATAACGGCCTGCTGAATTCATACGAGGACAAGAGCAACGATTTTGTCTG CCCCATTTGCTTCGAAATGATAGAAGAGGCACACATGACCAAGTGTGGGCACAGTTTCTG CTTCAAGTGCATCCGCCAGAGTCTGGAGGACAGCAACAGGTGTCCCAAGTGCAACTACATTGTTGACAATGTGGATCAGCTGTACCCAAACTTTCTTG TAAACGAACTCATTCTTAAACAGAAGCAAAGATGTGAAGAGAAGAGACTAAAATTGGATCATCCA AATGGATCCAGGTGGCAGGTTTTCCAGGACGTGTTGAGTCCTGACCAAGAGAACTTGGACCTGGCAAATGTCAATCTCATGCTGGAGCTACTGGttcagaagaagaagcagctcgAGGCG GAATCCCAAGCAGCTCAGAGACAGATCCTCATGGAGTTTCTGAATGAAGCCAGGAGAAACAAAAGAGAG CAACTGGAGCAGCTACAGAAGGAGCTTAACTTCCTTGAGGATGACATTAAGCGTGTCGAG GAAATGAGTGGGATGTATTCTCCAAAGATGGAGGCAGAGTGCACCGTGCCCAACGTGGAAGCTCCCTCACCTTCACGCAG CTGTAGCAGTATCATTGAATCGCCAGACTATAACCCACCTCATGGATTTGGTGGAACAGCCcag GGCAAAAGGCAGACCTGGTACAACAGCACGCTAGCATCGAGGAGAAAGAGGTTGACGGCTCATTTTGAAGATCTGGAGCAGTGTTACTTCTCCAGTAAAATGTCACGCATCTCAG AGGAAGGCAGGAACTTGAACCAGCTGGATGACTTCATGGAGTGTCTCTCAAAGTTCACACGCTACAATTCTGTAAGACCCCTCGCCACTCTGTCCTACGCCAGTGACCTCTACAACGGCTCCAGTATTGTCTCCAG CATCGAGTTCGATCGAGATTGTGACTACTTTGCCATCGCTGGTGTGACTAAGAAGATCAAGGTGTTTGAGTACGGCACTGTGATTCAAGATGCAGTGGACATTCACTATCCTGTCAATGAAATGACGTGCAATTCCAAAATCAG CTGTATCAGCTGGAGCAGCTATCACAAGAACCTCCTGGCAAGCAGCGACTATGAGGGTACTGTCATACTATGGGATGGATTTACCGGTCACCGTTCCAAAGTGTACCAG GAACATGAAAAAAGGTGCTGGAGCGTTGACTTTAATCTGATGGACCCCAAGTTGTTAGCATCGGGTTCTGATGATGCGAAAG TGAAGTTGTGGTCAACGAATCTGGACAATTCTGTGGCCAGCATTGAAGCGAAGGCTAATGTCTGCTGTGTGAAATTCAGTCCGACCTCCCGGTATCATCTGGCCTTTGGTTGTGCAG ACCATTGCGTCCACTACTACGACCTCCGCAACACAAAGCAGCCAATCATGGTGTTCAAAGGCCACAGGAAAGCAGTCTCCTACGCTAAATTTGTTAACGGAGAGGAAATTGTTTCAGC GTCAACAGACAGTCAGCTGAAGTTATGGAACGTCAACAAACCTCATTGCCTGCGCTCCTTCAAGGGTCACATCAACGAGAAGAACTTTGTAGGCCTGGCGTCTAACGGAGACTATGTTGCTTGTG GCAGTGAGAACAATTCCCTTTACCTGTACTACAAAGGACTTTCCAAGACACTTTTAACGTTCAAGTTCGACACGGTGAAGAGTGTGCTAGACAAGGACAAGAAGGAAGACGACACCAATGAGTTTGTCAGTGCCGTCTGTTGGAGAGCCCTGCCGGATGGC GAGTCAAATGTGCTGATTGCTGCTAACAGTCAAGGAACAATTAAG GTACTTGAGCTGGTCTGA